The genomic region TATTCTGGCAACACATGGTATGGCTGCTCTTCTATATTTCTGATTGTTCATGCAGAAGAACCATCCGAACAgcgaaaaaaaagggggggggggggactcctCTGTCTTCCTTCCCTTATCTGCTTATGCACCATGCATCCATGGCTCTCCTTCCTGGGATAAAGGTGTGGGTGATCTTTTGGCATAATGGATGTGGCTAAGTGAAAAATAAGGGCATTATCAAATGTGCCATATTTGTAATTAAATTGGGGTCCAATACTACTTGTTGGGAGGGTTTGCCACTCAAGGGGCCCTGGTTACTTGTTGGCTATGATTGGGGGCATTATATTACTGGATGGTGGCCCTACTAACATGGTGCATCAGCGCATGAAAATTTAAAACCTAACTGATATCCATAGTACATCAATATTGTGGGGATTTGCAGGCCACTATAGAATTGTATCAAACTTTGTTTCATTGAGGCAAATAGTCATGGATAGAACAGGCATGCCTGGGGGAGCAGCTTCGATGGGGCTTGCCCTGATGGGGGGCAATTTGCCATGGATAGAACTGGTGTTCAGATACAATACAGGAAACATTTATGTATTGGACTAATACTCACTCTCTTTTGTTGGTAATGTATTCTTTTCTTGAGTCTCAGTTTTCTTCAATTTGGTTTTATCAAACTTATCGATCTCACCAAGATCTGGCCTGTCCCCCATGGTGGATAACTGCAACAAAAAGATGATTCATCCTATTATTGCTGTATGAATGTGTAACTGGCAAGATTTTGCAGCTCACACCGACAGCCCACCCGACCCGAGCATAGTATTCACCCTCCCACCCACAAACTCAAGCACAATACATACTCTGATTCACGCAAACTAAGCACAATACCTAAAAGATTCGCCTCATGCGATGCATTAAAGCATATGGGGCCCCGCCCCCCTTTTGATACTGAAAATAGCGCGCCTATCTGTTGCTCAATAAACGCTATGACATCGGTCGAGCTCGTG from Xenopus laevis strain J_2021 chromosome 1S, Xenopus_laevis_v10.1, whole genome shotgun sequence harbors:
- the LOC108706821 gene encoding thymosin beta-10 — its product is MGDRPDLGEIDKFDKTKLKKTETQEKNTLPTKETIEQEKKN